The following are encoded in a window of Nibricoccus aquaticus genomic DNA:
- the rlmN gene encoding 23S rRNA (adenine(2503)-C(2))-methyltransferase RlmN: MEAVSADAKMEANAESRRTLSDLSVGELEAWLAESGFKASHAEALLRAYYESGDEAGWGEMLLPRGLVEKLRGEFLVNRPEQVARQVAEDGTTKLLLKLRDGRTVETVMMTDFREDRVAGCVSSQVGCAMGCDFCATTKTGFERNLTTGEIVEQFLALRREAAAVGKNVQTLVFMGMGEPMLNLDNVLEAVRRIAPNELGALGWRQITVSTVGIVPGIEKMMEANLNIHLAVSLHAPDDETRAKLLPMGKRFGVEEILAAADRYQAKTGRPVTIQYCLLKGVNDSPEQARMLAELVGARRMHVNLLWYNPTGLSLKGVAYERAESEAGEAFVAVLRERGVVAHFRRPRGRDIDAACGQLRRRAAGQDVGTTESGAGSERA; encoded by the coding sequence GTGGAAGCCGTGAGCGCGGATGCGAAGATGGAAGCGAACGCGGAGTCGCGGCGGACGCTGTCGGATTTGTCGGTGGGCGAGCTGGAGGCGTGGCTGGCGGAGAGCGGGTTCAAGGCGTCGCACGCGGAGGCGTTGTTGCGGGCGTATTATGAAAGCGGCGACGAAGCGGGCTGGGGAGAGATGCTGTTGCCGCGTGGGCTGGTGGAGAAGTTGCGCGGGGAGTTTTTGGTGAACCGGCCGGAGCAAGTGGCGCGGCAGGTGGCGGAGGATGGAACGACGAAGCTGCTCTTGAAGCTGCGCGACGGGCGGACGGTGGAGACGGTGATGATGACGGATTTTCGCGAGGACCGGGTGGCGGGTTGCGTGTCGTCGCAGGTGGGGTGCGCGATGGGATGCGATTTTTGCGCGACGACGAAGACGGGCTTTGAACGGAATCTGACGACGGGGGAAATCGTGGAGCAGTTTCTGGCGTTAAGGCGCGAGGCGGCGGCGGTGGGGAAGAACGTGCAGACGCTGGTGTTCATGGGCATGGGCGAGCCGATGCTGAATCTGGACAACGTGCTGGAAGCGGTGCGGCGGATCGCGCCGAACGAACTCGGGGCGCTGGGGTGGCGGCAGATCACAGTTTCGACGGTGGGGATCGTGCCGGGGATCGAGAAGATGATGGAGGCGAATTTGAATATCCATCTGGCGGTGTCGTTGCACGCGCCGGATGACGAGACGCGGGCGAAGTTGCTGCCGATGGGGAAGCGTTTTGGCGTGGAGGAAATCCTGGCGGCGGCGGACCGGTATCAGGCGAAGACGGGGCGGCCGGTGACGATCCAGTATTGTTTATTGAAGGGCGTGAATGATTCGCCGGAGCAGGCGCGGATGCTGGCGGAGCTGGTTGGCGCGCGGCGGATGCACGTGAATTTGCTTTGGTATAATCCGACAGGGCTGAGCTTGAAGGGCGTGGCTTACGAGCGGGCGGAGTCGGAGGCGGGCGAGGCGTTTGTGGCGGTGCTGCGCGAGCGGGGTGTGGTGGCGCATTTCCGTCGGCCGCGCGGGCGGGACATCGATGCGGCGTGCGGGCAGTTGCGGAGGCGGGCGGCGGGCCAGGACGTTGGAACAACGGAGAGTGGCGCGGGGTCGGAACGGGCATGA
- a CDS encoding serine hydrolase domain-containing protein, with protein sequence MKLPRPARSLAPLAFALTLVVPALSLRAADPVNTTAPASATTDAALTAAGFSPARLQRLDTAIEDQIARHRLAGGIMYVARDGRPVVFKTYGLQDVENRQPMRADAIFRIASMSKAITTTAVMMLYEEGRFRLNDPVSKYLPAFKNSVVAIAPPAGSPADLKYVTEKAKRPITIRDLLTHTAGLTYGNGLAADAYKQAGLTDWYLLGKNETLEQIVNRLATLPLHGHPGEQFQYGYAADVLGRLVEVISGKPLDQFVEERITKPLAMRDTHFFLPPEKAPRLANVYGIENDQLVLKETAATSDFIHGPRKCFSGGAGLLSTTSDYTRFLQMLLNNGELDGVRLLAPKTVELMHANHTGDKFLGEGDGFGLGFWVSTDLGKTGEIGTVGSYGWGSAYFPEYIVDPKERLVIIFMTQLRPAGGSNFNHLIKRLTYQALIK encoded by the coding sequence ATGAAACTCCCCCGCCCCGCCCGCTCCCTCGCCCCGCTCGCCTTCGCTCTCACCCTCGTCGTCCCCGCGCTCTCCCTCCGCGCCGCCGATCCCGTCAACACCACCGCCCCCGCTTCCGCCACGACCGACGCCGCCCTCACCGCCGCCGGCTTTTCCCCCGCCCGCCTCCAACGCCTGGATACCGCTATCGAAGACCAGATCGCCCGCCACCGCCTCGCCGGCGGCATCATGTACGTCGCCCGCGACGGCCGCCCCGTCGTCTTCAAAACCTACGGCCTCCAGGACGTCGAAAACCGCCAGCCCATGCGCGCCGACGCCATCTTCCGCATCGCCTCCATGTCCAAGGCCATCACCACCACCGCCGTCATGATGCTCTACGAAGAGGGCCGCTTTCGCCTCAACGACCCCGTCTCCAAATACCTCCCCGCCTTCAAAAACTCCGTCGTCGCCATCGCCCCGCCCGCCGGTTCCCCCGCCGATCTGAAATACGTCACCGAAAAAGCGAAACGCCCCATCACCATCCGCGACCTCCTCACCCACACCGCCGGCCTCACCTACGGCAACGGACTCGCCGCCGACGCTTATAAACAAGCCGGCCTCACCGACTGGTACCTCCTCGGCAAAAACGAAACCCTCGAGCAGATCGTCAACCGCCTCGCCACTCTCCCGCTGCACGGCCACCCCGGAGAACAGTTTCAATACGGCTATGCCGCAGACGTTCTCGGCCGCCTCGTCGAAGTCATCTCCGGAAAACCCCTCGATCAGTTCGTCGAAGAACGCATCACCAAGCCCCTCGCCATGCGCGACACCCACTTTTTCCTCCCGCCGGAAAAAGCCCCGCGCCTCGCCAACGTCTACGGCATCGAGAACGACCAGCTCGTCCTCAAAGAAACCGCCGCCACCAGCGACTTCATCCACGGCCCCCGCAAATGTTTCTCCGGCGGCGCCGGCCTCCTCTCCACCACGAGCGACTACACCCGCTTCCTCCAGATGCTCCTCAACAACGGCGAACTCGACGGCGTCCGCCTCCTCGCCCCCAAGACGGTCGAGCTCATGCACGCCAACCACACCGGCGACAAGTTCCTCGGCGAAGGCGACGGCTTCGGCCTCGGCTTCTGGGTCAGCACCGACCTCGGCAAGACCGGCGAAATCGGCACCGTCGGTTCCTACGGCTGGGGCAGCGCTTACTTCCCCGAGTACATCGTCGATCCCAAAGAACGCCTCGTGATTATTTTCATGACGCAACTCCGCCCCGCCGGCGGCTCCAACTTCAACCACCTCATCAAACGCCTCACCTACCAGGCCCTCATCAAGTAG
- a CDS encoding mechanosensitive ion channel family protein, with translation MQNIDLSFIQEILPQLMAVMPLLIGIVVAAFVLSFVSGRGLQLLADRTSLTDHDVAPFRRIVKWLIRGVALVLMLSVLGFNLGGLWAVFSTVLAMIAIGFVAVWSVLSNVSCTVIMLIARPFNIGDEIEVAGEPICGRVVDLNFVYTTLRDADGRLIQIPNNLFFQKVMKRRVNPVPVTLAAQLSSRQRAELDVMASIRPAGGRMVGGG, from the coding sequence ATGCAGAACATCGACCTGTCGTTTATCCAAGAAATCCTCCCGCAGCTGATGGCGGTGATGCCCCTTTTAATCGGAATCGTGGTCGCAGCCTTTGTGCTGAGTTTCGTCTCGGGCCGCGGGCTGCAGTTGCTCGCGGATCGGACGAGTCTGACGGATCACGATGTGGCGCCTTTCCGGCGGATTGTGAAGTGGTTGATCCGCGGGGTGGCGCTGGTGCTGATGTTGAGCGTGCTGGGATTTAATCTCGGCGGGTTGTGGGCTGTTTTCTCGACGGTGCTGGCGATGATCGCGATCGGCTTCGTGGCTGTGTGGAGCGTGCTGAGCAATGTCTCCTGCACGGTGATCATGTTGATCGCGCGGCCGTTTAATATCGGCGATGAAATCGAGGTGGCGGGAGAGCCTATCTGCGGGCGCGTGGTGGATTTGAACTTCGTTTATACGACGCTGAGAGATGCGGATGGGCGGCTGATTCAGATCCCGAACAATCTGTTTTTCCAGAAGGTCATGAAGCGGCGGGTGAATCCTGTTCCGGTCACGCTGGCAGCGCAGCTTTCCAGCCGTCAGCGGGCGGAACTCGATGTGATGGCGAGCATCCGTCCGGCGGGCGGGCGCATGGTCGGCGGCGGTTGA
- a CDS encoding (2Fe-2S) ferredoxin domain-containing protein, producing the protein MPDPIVSAGFAKMNIEASSRHVFLCVGPDCCSTTDGLVTWEFLKARLKHLAIPALRTKAACLRVCSGGPWLVVYPEGIWYGRVTPERCERIVSEHLAQNRPITEWIEKSHPLG; encoded by the coding sequence ATGCCCGACCCCATCGTCTCCGCCGGCTTCGCCAAAATGAACATCGAGGCCTCTAGCCGCCACGTCTTTCTCTGCGTCGGCCCCGACTGCTGCTCCACGACCGACGGCCTCGTCACTTGGGAATTCCTAAAAGCCCGCCTCAAGCACCTCGCCATCCCCGCCCTCCGCACCAAAGCCGCCTGCCTCCGCGTCTGCAGCGGCGGCCCCTGGCTCGTCGTTTACCCCGAAGGCATCTGGTACGGCCGCGTCACCCCCGAACGCTGCGAACGCATCGTCTCCGAACACCTCGCCCAAAACCGCCCCATCACCGAGTGGATCGAAAAATCCCACCCACTCGGCTGA
- a CDS encoding S8 family peptidase — translation MSKPSKPSLVPALVCGLLLLVAVWFFGEWRSGARKNQAEDRRSVAERKSGEEGAAGEVERAVGADEREGLARLAARERTEAEWRDLLRRRLERRTAREKEAIVIFKDDEAYRKFQARARAAGFFILRESAKLRAARVRYDTIAAVQQEVFQHVRDYEEIGANAFVDRPVRPVIEEDGRALAVRGELLRVLGVGAAVDRSQWGRGVIVAVLDSGVAGDAAFGSGRLRAVDVGLGLSPGSGDDDGHGTAVASIIAAGAGEVAGVAPAAQVVSVRVTAEDGRSDVFTVSEGIVAAVDAGAKVINISLGGYDTSVLLTRAVDYAEAAGAVIVAASGNDRMTMLAWPAAEARVISVGATDAAGRLAGFSNVGEGLKMTAPGVGGRAAWLGGERVLFSGTSASAPVVSGALAAVMSQKAGRSGREAWEILAARSDDAGAPGTDAEYGAGVLDLGWAMEGNPARVDLAVSSHWIERTADGAAGVSVVGGASGAGEVVDVVVQNRGGFAVAGAVLEIEAGGVKSRQVVPVIAAGASAVLKVPVDRIRVDAEGHWVLRTVVVAPGGMSDAVPENNERVSGLRVK, via the coding sequence ATGTCGAAGCCATCAAAACCATCGCTCGTGCCGGCACTCGTGTGCGGGTTGTTGCTGTTGGTGGCGGTGTGGTTTTTTGGCGAGTGGCGGAGCGGAGCGCGGAAGAATCAAGCGGAGGATCGTAGGAGCGTGGCGGAGCGGAAGAGCGGAGAAGAAGGCGCGGCAGGCGAGGTGGAGCGTGCGGTGGGGGCCGATGAGCGGGAGGGGTTGGCGCGGCTGGCGGCGCGGGAGAGGACGGAGGCGGAGTGGCGGGATTTGCTGCGGAGGCGGCTGGAGCGGCGGACGGCGCGGGAGAAGGAGGCGATCGTGATTTTCAAGGACGATGAGGCGTATCGGAAATTCCAGGCGCGGGCGCGGGCGGCGGGGTTTTTTATTTTGCGCGAGAGCGCGAAGCTGCGGGCGGCGCGGGTGCGCTATGACACGATCGCGGCGGTGCAGCAGGAAGTATTTCAGCATGTGCGGGACTACGAGGAGATCGGGGCGAATGCGTTTGTGGACCGGCCGGTGAGGCCGGTGATCGAGGAGGACGGGCGGGCGCTCGCGGTGAGGGGGGAGTTGTTGCGCGTGCTCGGGGTGGGCGCGGCGGTGGATCGGAGTCAGTGGGGGCGCGGGGTGATCGTGGCGGTGCTTGATAGCGGGGTGGCGGGGGACGCGGCGTTTGGGAGCGGGCGGTTGCGGGCGGTGGATGTGGGGCTGGGGTTGTCGCCGGGAAGTGGAGACGACGACGGACATGGGACGGCGGTGGCGTCGATCATCGCGGCGGGCGCGGGCGAGGTGGCAGGCGTGGCACCGGCGGCGCAGGTCGTCAGCGTGCGCGTGACGGCGGAGGATGGGCGGAGCGATGTGTTCACCGTTTCGGAGGGGATCGTGGCGGCGGTGGATGCGGGGGCGAAGGTGATCAACATCAGTCTCGGCGGTTATGATACGAGCGTGCTGCTGACGCGGGCGGTGGATTATGCGGAGGCGGCGGGGGCGGTGATCGTGGCGGCGTCGGGTAATGACCGAATGACGATGCTGGCGTGGCCGGCGGCAGAGGCGCGGGTGATTTCGGTGGGCGCGACGGATGCGGCGGGGCGACTGGCGGGATTTTCGAACGTGGGCGAAGGACTCAAGATGACGGCGCCGGGTGTGGGGGGGCGCGCGGCGTGGTTGGGTGGAGAGCGGGTGTTGTTTAGCGGGACGTCGGCGAGCGCGCCGGTGGTGTCGGGCGCGCTCGCGGCGGTGATGTCGCAGAAGGCGGGGCGGAGCGGGCGGGAGGCGTGGGAGATTTTAGCGGCGCGGAGCGACGATGCGGGCGCGCCGGGGACGGATGCTGAGTATGGCGCAGGGGTGCTCGATCTGGGGTGGGCGATGGAGGGGAATCCGGCTCGGGTGGACCTGGCGGTGTCGAGTCACTGGATCGAGCGGACGGCGGATGGTGCAGCGGGCGTGAGTGTGGTGGGCGGGGCGTCGGGCGCGGGTGAGGTGGTGGATGTGGTGGTGCAGAACCGCGGGGGATTTGCGGTGGCGGGGGCGGTGCTGGAGATCGAGGCGGGCGGGGTGAAGTCGCGGCAGGTGGTGCCGGTGATCGCGGCGGGGGCGAGTGCGGTGCTGAAAGTGCCCGTGGATCGGATACGGGTGGACGCGGAGGGGCACTGGGTGTTGCGGACGGTGGTGGTGGCACCGGGCGGGATGAGCGATGCGGTGCCGGAGAATAATGAGCGGGTGAGCGGGTTGCGGGTGAAGTAG